DNA from Paraburkholderia sp. BL10I2N1:
ATCAACGCCGCCAGCAGCGATCACCGTGACGCAGTCGAAGCGCTGATCGAAGGACTCGCCGGCTCCGGCAAGCCGCTTTTGCATACGAGCGGCTCGAGCATCGTCGGCGACGCCTCGGGTGGCGAAGGCACCGAGGCGATCTACTACGAGGACAGGCTCCCCGAGCCGACCGCCGACAAGGCGGCACGCGTCGCGATCGACCGGCTCGTGCTCGACGCCGCGAACAGGGGCATCCGCTCGGCCGTGCTGTGCAACACGCTGATCTACGGTCACGGCAAGGTGCCCGGCGCCGAAAGCGTGCAACTGCCGCGCCTGCTGCGTCAGGCGAAGAAGAGCGGCGTCGTGCGCCACGTGGGTAGCGGCGGCAACATCTGGTCGAACGTGCATATCGACGACGTCGTCGAGCTATACCGTCTCGCGCTCGAAAAGACGCCGGCCGGCACGTTCTACTTTGTCGAAAGCGGCGAAGCGTCGTTCCGCGACATGACGACCGCGATGGCCGACGTGCTCGGCATGGGCAAGCCGCAAGACTGGCCGCTCGACGAAGCGAAACAGGAATGGGGCTACGAAATGGCGTCGTACGGTCTCGGTTCGAACAGCCGCGTCCGCGGACAGCGTGCGCGCGAACTGCTCGGCTGGAAACCGCAGCGCAGGTCGGTGATCGACTGGATCCGCAACGAGATGGTGTAAACGTCCTGGAGGCGTTGTAATCGACGCGACAGATACCGTGACGCGCGCGCAACGCCGCGCCGTCCTGTAGCGAATCCGTAAGCCCGGCTCGCTAGAATCGCGCATAACACAAGGCGCGACGAGACCACCGCCCGGATTCCCTGATGAATCTCGCACTCAATTTCGACTGGCTGACCAATCTGCTTGCGATCCTGTTCGTCGTCGCCTGTCTCTATGACACGCGCCACGACGAATACGGGACGTTGACGCTGGCGGCCGGCGCAATGGGTCTCATCGTGATGGGCATCGAACTGTTTCTGAAGCCAGCCTTCGATATGTCGTTGTAGGCTTCGCGGCAAGCGATGCGCAGTCTCGGCACCCCTCTCAGGCAAACAGGCGTTCGAGCCAGTCAAGCGCGTCCGTCCAGCCGGACCGATGGCTGTCACGCGCGGCTTCGTCGTCGAACTGTTCGTGCGTAAGCGTAAGAACAGTTGCCTCGCGGTCGCTGCGCAACATGACCGTAACCAGCGATTCGCGTTCGGGCGCAGTGCGCCACGCCCACGTAAAGACAAGTTTCTCGTCGGGCACAACCTCGCGATAGACCCCGCTGACGTCATGCTCCTCGCCGTCCGGTGTGCGCATGATCACGCGAAACCGGCCGCCCACGCGTACGTCAGCTTCGGCATGCACGACATGGTTGCTGGCGGGATGCCACCACTTCGCTATTTGCGCCGGGTCCGTCCAGGCACCGTAGACTTTCGCGGGCGACGCGTTGAGACGGCGCTGGAGCGTGAGACTGGGTCGGACGGACATGCTTCTTCCTCCACAAAGGCTGCAAGCCGGTCAAGCTGTTCGGACCAGAAGCGCTGATAGTGGGTCAGCCACTGCATCGCTTCCTCCATCGGCGCGGCGGACAGACGGCATGCGACCGTGCGCCCGGTTTTACTCCGCGTAACGAGCCCCGCATCCGACAGCACGTCGAGATGCTTCATGACCGCCGGCAGCGACATGGCAAAAGGCTGCGCAAGTTCGCTGACCGACAGATCGTGCTGATCCGAAAGACGTGCGAGCAGCGCGCGCCGCGTGGGGTCCGCGAGCGCGGCGAAGGTGCGGTCCAGAGCCGCTTCCTGAGTTGCTTCCTGATACTTAACCATAGAGTTAAGCTTAGACGATCAGCGCTTCGTGTCAAGCGCGCCTGCAATGCGGCTCGCGCGGGCGGGATCCAAAGAACGAGGCGCTTCACGGTGAACACCGTGAAGCGCCTCGTGTTGCCCGACCCGGCCAGGAAAGTGACGATCAGTCGTTCATGCGTGAATCACGATCGGCGAAGCGCGTCCGCGAAGCCGCGCATCAGATCGCCCAGCCGCCGAGATAGAACACCGCGAGCACGAGTGCGATCGCCACGGTGCCGACGTTGAGCTTGCGAAACTCGCCGCTTACTACCCGGCCGATCACGAGTGTGCAGAAGCCGAGCATGATGCCCGTCACGATATTCGCGGTCAGCACGATGAATACGGCGCAGACGAGACCCGACATCGAGTCGATCATGTCGTTCATGTCGAGCTTGCTGACGCTGCTCAGCATCAGCAGACCCACATACATCAGCGCGGGCGCCGTCGCGTACGAAGGAACGAGGCCAGCCAGCGGCGAGAAGAACATCACGACGAGGAACAGCAGACCGACCACGGCCGCAGCAAGCCCCGTCTTCGCACCAGCGGCCACTCCGACGGTCGATTCGATATAAGCCGCAGCCGGCGCGCCACCGAAGAAGCCCGAAAAGATCGAGCTGAGCGAATCGGCTGTCAGCGCGCGGCCGCCGTTGATGATGCGGCCGTTTTCATCGAGTTGCCCCGCCTGCCCTGCGACAGCACGAATCGTCCCCGTGGCATCGAACACCGCCGTCATCACCAGCGCCAGCACGCTAGGCAGCACCGCGAGCGACAACGCGCCCTTGATGTCCATCGAACCGATCAGCGAAGCGTGACCCGGCGCGGACAGCGACGGCAACGCAAACACCCCGTGGAACGCCACAGCCGGATCGAGAACCATCGCCAGCGCCGAGATCGCCACGATCACGAGCAGGATCGAACCCGGCACGCGACGGCGCACCAGGCCGAAGATGGCCGCGAGACCCGCCACCGACATGATCACTGGCAGCGAGGTGATGTGACCCAGTTGCACTGGCAGCCCCGGGCCCGGATTCTTGACGACAAGACCCACGTCGTTCGCCGCGATCAGCAGCAGAAAGAGGCCGATCCCGATGCCTGTGCCGTGCGCAATGCCCGACGGCAGATTGCGCAGGATCCACGAACGCACGCCCGTCACCGAGATGCCAGTGAACACGAGGCCCATCAGGAAGACCGCGCCAAGCGCGACTGTCGGATGCAGCCCTTTGCCGAGCACGAGCCCGAATGCGGTGAACGCGGTCAGCGAGATCGCGCAGCCGATCGCGATCGGCAGCCGGGCCCAGATACCCATCAGCATCGAACCGAAAGCGGTGGTCAGGCACACGGCGACGAACACCGCGCTCGTATCGAAGCCCGCCTTGCCGAACATGCCGGGAACGACGAAGACCGAATAGACCATCGCCAGAAACGTGGTGACGCCCGCGACGATTTCCTGACGCTGCGTGCTGCCGCGTGCCGAGATTTCGAAATAGCGGTCGAGAATGCCTTTTCCATCGAAAGTCTGGGTGCCGACATCGCCAATCGGCTGGGCCTGGGGTTCCATCATGATGAGTGCCTCCTTTATCAGCATGCTGAAACGGTCGGAAAGCCGGCCGTCATCAGGGTTCGTCTCGTTACGTTTATTGATTGATTTCGCTTCCTGCTGTGCCGAAATGTAGGTGAACACAAACATATCTCCTATCGCATGGATGGCATGCCGGACATGTCGCGACGCTTATATCCTTAAGGACGCGGTAACGCGCGGACCCAGCCCGCGCGTTTACACCTACGGCCTTCACCCCTGAAAAACCGGCGGGAACGACGCTCGAAACCGGCCTCGAATCCCGCGCGATGGGCCGCCAATCGGGCGCGCCGGTCGTCGCGGGTTAAACTCTCGCGCGTACGCACTGTCAACCGAATCGCTGCGGGCAAGGCAACACGACTGGTCGCGCCCCCGCAATGGCACATGGAGTTCTTCTTGATGAGTGGCGGTTTCCCACGTCCAGCCTTCCGTCTGCCGTTCCTTCTCGCCCTCATGGCGCTCGTCCTGTCAGGCTGCAGCCTGTTCAATCCCACGCAGGAGCCCGCGCCGGTCCGCGAAGCGGAGGCGATCCCGGTCGAGCAGGAACCCATCGAGCCAGTCGCGACCGAGCCGCCGGAGCAGCCCGAGACGCCGGAACACCAGGCGCAGAAGAAACCCAAAAAGCCGGTTGTCAAACCCCACAAGGTCGAGGAGCCGCCACCGCCCCCGCCGCCGCCTCCACCACCTCCGCCGCCTGCGCCGATCATCACGACGCGGATAATCGACCGCAATGCGGCCCACGGGCTGCTCGACAGCGAAGTGCAGCGGCCGGACGGCAAGGTCGTCGGGCGCGCGGTCGACATCATTACCGACGCGAGCGGCACGCCGCGCGAAATGGTGGTCAATCTGCAGGGCTTTCTCGGGATTGGCGACCGTAAAGCCAATTTCCCGTGGACCGCTTTCCACTTCACGCCCAGCGTGAAAACCGCGCCGATCACGCTCAACGTGCCGCCCGGCAAGACGCCCGCGGCAGTGGGTCCGAAACTGGCCGGACCATTTGCGGGCACGACGACGCCGCCTGTCGACCCCGGGCAGGTGCCTTTGCTGGATGCGACGGTCGAACGTTCGAACGGCGAGAAAGTCGGCCGTATCGTCGACGTGCTGATCGACGGTAATGCACAGCCGCAGGCGGTCGTGCTCGACGTGAGCGGCATCATCAATCTGGATCGCCGCACGATTGCCGCGAACTGGTCCGCGATGCGCTTCGGCGTGAGGAACAAAGCGCTCACGCCGTTGATCGATCTCAACGAAGCGCAGATCAAGGCGTCGCCACCCTACGCCGCCGACCAGCCGATCCGTGCCGTCTCGCCGGTCGCGCCTGCCGCACCTGCCGCACCTGCGGCATCTGCGGCACCTGCGGCCCCCGCTGCTCCCGCGCCTGCGCCCGCCGCAGCCGCTTCGCCATCCACGGCTACGGCCTCTTCTGCGCGGCCCAAGTGATGACGAACCGAGATCTCATCCATGCGCGCAGCCTGCGCGCGCTCGACTGGCTGAACTTCTTCGTCGCCAATGTGCAGACGGGCTTCGGGCCATTCATCGCGTCGTACCTCGCGTCGCACAAATGGACGCAGGGGGAAATCGGCCTCGCGCTCTCCGTCGGCACGATCAGCGCGATGGTGAGCCAGGTGCCGGGGGGCGCCGCCGTCGACGCGTTACGCAACAAGAAGGCCGCTGCGGCATGGGCGATCATCGCCATCATCGTGAGCGCGTTGCTGCTCGCCGCCAGCCCAACCGTGCTGCCTGTGATGATCGCCGAGGTCTTCCACGGCTTCGCGAGCTGCATGCTGGTGCCGGCGATGGCGGCAATCTCGATCACGCTCGTCGGACGCCACGATCTTGGCGACCGGCTTGGCCGCAATGCGCGCTGGGCGTCGATAGGCAGCGCGGTCGCGGCCGGCCTGATGGGTCTTTTCGGCGAATACTTTTCGCCGCGCGCCGTGTTCTGGCTGACGGGTGCGCTTGCGCTGCCCGCCCTTATCGCGCTCAGCATGATTCATATGAATCCGGCGCCGATACCTGTCGCAGTGAAACACAAGAGGAAGACCGACCCAGGCGAGCGCGAGACGCTGCTCGAACTGCTGCGCGACAAGCGGATGCTGATCTTCGCGGCATGCGTGGTGCTGTTCCATCTGTCGAACGCGGCGATGCTCAATCTCGCCGCTGGCGAAGTGACCGCGGGCATGGGCGACAACGTCCAGCTCGTGATCGCCGCGTGCATCATCGTGCCGCAGGCGATCGTCGCGATGATGTCGCCGTGGGTGGGACGCTCAGCCGAACGCTGGGGCCGGCGGCCGATCCTGCTGCTCGGCTTCTCCGCGCTGCCCGTGCGTGCGCTGCTGTTCTCGGGGGTGAGCAGCCCTTACCTGCTGGTGCCGGTGCAGATGCTCGATGGCTTGAGCGCCGCGGTGTTCGGCGTGATGTTGCCGCTGATCGCGGCCGACGTGGCCGGCGGCAAGGGACGCTACAACCTGTGCATCGGACTCTTCGGACTGGCGGCCGGGATCGGCGCGACCTTGAGCACGGCAACCGCCGGGTTCATCGCCGACCGCTTCGGCAACGCGACCAGCTTCTTCGGCCTCGCCGGTGCCGGCGCGCTGGCCGTGCTGCTGGTGTGGGCCGCGATGCCGGAAACGCGCGACAGCGATACCGCCAGCGACACGGCGGCCGTGCCGGAGGCGCCGGGCAACAGGAGCAGTTAGCGATCCATGATCGATGCCCGATGCTCGATGAAGAAGCGCGGTTGCTGCATGTGGACCGCTGCGGCTCTTTCCTGCGATCGGGTTGCTGCCTGCGTCAATCGAGAAATTCGGTGGCCCGCTTGCGCAGTACGGCGCTGAACTCGTCGAGCCAGCCGATCGACAGGCGCCAGCTCTGCCAGTAGAGATCGATGTCGAGGTGCCTGCCCGGCGTCATTTCGACCAGTTCGCCGCGGGCGAGGTGCGGCGCGACCATGCGTTCGGGACACATGCCCCAGCCCATTCCCGTCACGCATGCACGCAGAAAACCCGCCACGTGTGGAATCCAGTGCAGTGGCGGATCGATTTCCGCACGCGTGATGCGGCGCATGTAGCGCTTCTGAAGCTGGTCTTTCGGATTGAAGTCGACGCACGGTGCGCTGCGCAGCGTGGCGCGCGTGACGCCGTCCGCGAAATGCCGTTCGAGGTATTGCGGCGCGCAGACGGCGAGATAGCGCATCCGTCCGAGCCGCGTGGAGCGGCAACCTTGCACCGGCTCGGCCTGCGTTGTGACCGCGCCCTGCACGCTGCCGTCGCGAATGCGCTGCGCGGTGTGGTCCTGATCGTCGATGACGAGGTCGAGCAGCATCTCGCGCTCGACGCAAAAGCCCGCGACGGCGTCGATAAACCAGGTGCCGACGCTATCGTCATTCACTGCGACGCGCAGCGTCGGCCACGATTCGACGAGCGCGCCGGGAAGCGTTGGCAGGCGGCCGCCCAGTTCGGCCTCGAGAAGCTGGACGCGTTCCGTATGCCGGCACAGCAGCGCGCCGGATGTCGTCGCGACACACGGCTGGCCACGTTTGACAAGCACGCTGCCGACCCGCTCCTCCAGAAGCTTGACGCGCTGCGACACGGCGGACGGCGTCACGTTCAGCTCGTTCGCCGCGCGTTCGAAGGAACCGTGACGAACCACCGCGGCGAGCGCATCGAGCAGGGCATAGTCGAGCATTAGCGCTCCTTAATCGACATTAACTAAATTAGCTTCTCTTACCAGCGACAAAAACGCAGACTAGCGTCGTTCGTCTCAATCGTCTATCGGATCGTATATGGACTGGCTCGCTTTTTCACATGGTGCGGCGTTGTGCGCTTCGCTGATCGTCACGATTGGCGCACAGAATGCTTTCGTGCTCAGGCAGGGGATCATGCGCTCGCATGTCGGCAAGATCGTTTTACTTTGCACCGTGTCGGATTTCATTCTGATCGGCGCGGGTGTGGGAGGTGCTTCAGCGCTTGTCGAACGGTATCCGGTTTTTGTGCATGCCATGCTTTATGTGGGGATTGCGTATCTTGCCTGGTTTGGGATGGGGGCGCTGAAGCGCGCGTTCAAGCCGGGCCATGCGGTAATCGAGGTTCAGGGGCCGGGTTCGGCAGCTTCTGCTTCTGCTTCTGCTTCTGCGTCTGCGGACAGCCAGCGGGCGTTGTCTGTCGTTCTCATGACGCTTGCGCTCACCTGGCTTAATCCCCATGTTTATCTGGACACTTTCCTGCTGATCGGCACCGCTGGGGCGCGTGAACTGCCCTCCGGGCGTGTTGCGTTTGCCTTCGGTGCCATGGCCGTCAGCGCCGTCTGGTTTGTTCTGCTCGGATATGGCGCCCGTGTGCTCGCGCCCCTCTTTCGACGTGCTACCGCGTGGAGGATTCTGGATGGGGCTATCGGAAGTATGGTCTTGTTGATTGCTGTGACGCAATTGCGGTGAGATGCGGACGTCCTCCAGATGGACCGCCTGTTTCAATTCGAGCCGCGAACCGGGCCCACACCGACAGTCTGAAGCGCGCCGTCCGTCACGTACGGCACGATACCCGTTGCACTGATCGCGGCGACGGCGTGCTGCGCGCATTCGACATCGCCGGGCGGGCAGTAGTCGATCGAGACGACGTGCAGACGATAGCGCTCGCGAATCGTCGCTGCCTGCGCAAGCAGCCAGTCGCGGTCGGCCTGAGGCACTTCGGCGTAGCGTTGTTGCGCCTGATCCCAGCCGCGATACAGCGACTCGAACGCGACCGCATACACGAGCGTGTGCACCTGCGGCAGAATCTCAAAGCCACGATTGAAAATCAGCCTCGCTTGCGGATAGCGCGCCCTGATCGCGCGAATGACGGCGACGAGCCCCGCCTGTTGCCGCGCGCGCGCTTCATCCGTCGTGGCGACCAGCTGATACGAATCGAGCGTATCGAGAAAGAAGCCGCGATAGCCCCGCTTCCAGAGCGGCGCAATCACGTGCTCGATATAGAACGCAGGCCAGCCGGCGGCGTCCTGATCGATCACCGTCGAAGCCCACGCCGCATTGCGTCCCGTGAGCCAGGCTTTCGGAATCGCGGCGTAGTACGGGCGCTGCGGCGCCACCTCGCCGACGCTCACGTAGGCAAACCAGGCCGTGTGCGTGCTCTTGTGCGCAAGCGGATCGAAGCCGCTATCCGGTTCAATCACCACCACATCGAACGCGCTCAATGGCGCGACCGGCGGATTGGCGCCATAAAAAAATGCGATGGACGGCTCGCCGCCCGCCGGTTGCGCATGCGCCACCGAAGACAGGACGCCAACCACGACCACGCGCGCGACGCGCAAGAGGCACAACAAGCAGCCAAGCGCGGCATGCGCCAGATTTCGGTCACTGTTCTTTGACTTCAAGAGATCCATTCCTGTCGATGCAATCACCTGGCCGCCTCAACCGCTACCCTTGAACCATGGCCACCAGCAGATCGAGTCCAGATCGATCGTTTCAACGGATGGACTGAATCCTGCGCGCGTGCTGGCGTTCCAGGCGCTCTGTGCTGCGGCATTGGCGGAACAGGACGTAGCATAGTCCAGTGTGCCGACAAAAAAATCGCGTCGTCCAGCGATGCGCGCAGCGTCCGACCAGGCGCGCAGTTGAGCGACGAGCGAACGGCTCGTCGACGACAAAAAGACCTCTTCCGCGAACACGCCATCCACCAGCAGCGGGAACGGCACCCTGCCACTCGTTGCGCCGAGCGCAGACACAGGTGCATTGTTGAGCACGATCGAAAGCTTCGGATAGCGGCTGCGCAAGGTTGCCACGAGATCGAGACCGCCCTGCCTGCATGCGGCATCGCACATCCCCTCCGGCGCGTCGCTGTCGTGATCGATGATTTCGACATTGTCGAGCATCAAGCCGTCGACGCCCGCAGCGACGAGACGAGGCGCGACGTAGTCGGCGATCAGATGTTGAAACTGGGCGTTGCCGACGTTCATCCAGTATTCCGGATACCCCTGGTAGCGGCCGAGCTGCGCGGCCTGGTTCGCGCGACACGATACGAAGCCGGCAGGCACCCTGCTCCAGTACGATCGCGACTGTTCGCACGCGCCGAAATTCAGGTAGCTGAGTACCTTTGCGCCATGCGCTTTCAGTAGCGCAATCTGCGTGGCGTCGAAAGCGGGACCGTCATCGCTGTGCGGGTCGGGATCGGCGTCGATGATGATGACCTTGAACGTGCTGCCCAGTCGCTCCACGTCAATGTCCACCGAGGCGCCGTAGTAAGCCACCCACGTGGGTCTGGGCGGCAGCGCGCGAGCCTCCGACATCGCGTTGTCCGTGGCGCTGCCCGATGCGCCGGCCGGCGCATCCACCTGCAAGCCAGCGCTCTGCCCCATCTCCGCTGCACCGGCCTGCACGGCCGTGCAGTATGCCAACACGAACCCGACCGCCACGCTGGAAGCCGCCCACCCCAACCTGCGCGTCCATTGCTGGCGGGTGCGAAGCGCTGTCAGGCAAGCGACGCGCACTTTGGGCTCAACGATACGGCTCACGTCGTCAACACTCTACTGACGCAGCATGTAAGTCTCATATTCGAGCGACGCAAATTTTCGATCGAGCACGGTAACTGCGGCTATCGCGACCACCAGCAGCGCGAGCGCAAAGCCGTATCCATACGAATCGGGACCCAGCCAGAGGGTGACGCCGGTGAAGAGACCATTCAGCACGACAAACGCCGCTGTCAGCTTCAGGACGATA
Protein-coding regions in this window:
- a CDS encoding NAD-dependent epimerase/dehydratase family protein — protein: MNIFITGAGGFIGGSIATGLVRAGHHVRGLVRRPELADALQRLGIEPVVGDLDDRALLIGEAKAADAVINAASSDHRDAVEALIEGLAGSGKPLLHTSGSSIVGDASGGEGTEAIYYEDRLPEPTADKAARVAIDRLVLDAANRGIRSAVLCNTLIYGHGKVPGAESVQLPRLLRQAKKSGVVRHVGSGGNIWSNVHIDDVVELYRLALEKTPAGTFYFVESGEASFRDMTTAMADVLGMGKPQDWPLDEAKQEWGYEMASYGLGSNSRVRGQRARELLGWKPQRRSVIDWIRNEMV
- a CDS encoding SRPBCC domain-containing protein, whose protein sequence is MSVRPSLTLQRRLNASPAKVYGAWTDPAQIAKWWHPASNHVVHAEADVRVGGRFRVIMRTPDGEEHDVSGVYREVVPDEKLVFTWAWRTAPERESLVTVMLRSDREATVLTLTHEQFDDEAARDSHRSGWTDALDWLERLFA
- a CDS encoding metalloregulator ArsR/SmtB family transcription factor — encoded protein: MVKYQEATQEAALDRTFAALADPTRRALLARLSDQHDLSVSELAQPFAMSLPAVMKHLDVLSDAGLVTRSKTGRTVACRLSAAPMEEAMQWLTHYQRFWSEQLDRLAAFVEEEACPSDPVSRSSAVSTRRPRKSTVPGRTRRK
- a CDS encoding NCS2 family permease, which produces MMEPQAQPIGDVGTQTFDGKGILDRYFEISARGSTQRQEIVAGVTTFLAMVYSVFVVPGMFGKAGFDTSAVFVAVCLTTAFGSMLMGIWARLPIAIGCAISLTAFTAFGLVLGKGLHPTVALGAVFLMGLVFTGISVTGVRSWILRNLPSGIAHGTGIGIGLFLLLIAANDVGLVVKNPGPGLPVQLGHITSLPVIMSVAGLAAIFGLVRRRVPGSILLVIVAISALAMVLDPAVAFHGVFALPSLSAPGHASLIGSMDIKGALSLAVLPSVLALVMTAVFDATGTIRAVAGQAGQLDENGRIINGGRALTADSLSSIFSGFFGGAPAAAYIESTVGVAAGAKTGLAAAVVGLLFLVVMFFSPLAGLVPSYATAPALMYVGLLMLSSVSKLDMNDMIDSMSGLVCAVFIVLTANIVTGIMLGFCTLVIGRVVSGEFRKLNVGTVAIALVLAVFYLGGWAI
- a CDS encoding PRC-barrel domain-containing protein; the encoded protein is MSGGFPRPAFRLPFLLALMALVLSGCSLFNPTQEPAPVREAEAIPVEQEPIEPVATEPPEQPETPEHQAQKKPKKPVVKPHKVEEPPPPPPPPPPPPPPAPIITTRIIDRNAAHGLLDSEVQRPDGKVVGRAVDIITDASGTPREMVVNLQGFLGIGDRKANFPWTAFHFTPSVKTAPITLNVPPGKTPAAVGPKLAGPFAGTTTPPVDPGQVPLLDATVERSNGEKVGRIVDVLIDGNAQPQAVVLDVSGIINLDRRTIAANWSAMRFGVRNKALTPLIDLNEAQIKASPPYAADQPIRAVSPVAPAAPAAPAASAAPAAPAAPAPAPAAAASPSTATASSARPK
- a CDS encoding MFS transporter: MTNRDLIHARSLRALDWLNFFVANVQTGFGPFIASYLASHKWTQGEIGLALSVGTISAMVSQVPGGAAVDALRNKKAAAAWAIIAIIVSALLLAASPTVLPVMIAEVFHGFASCMLVPAMAAISITLVGRHDLGDRLGRNARWASIGSAVAAGLMGLFGEYFSPRAVFWLTGALALPALIALSMIHMNPAPIPVAVKHKRKTDPGERETLLELLRDKRMLIFAACVVLFHLSNAAMLNLAAGEVTAGMGDNVQLVIAACIIVPQAIVAMMSPWVGRSAERWGRRPILLLGFSALPVRALLFSGVSSPYLLVPVQMLDGLSAAVFGVMLPLIAADVAGGKGRYNLCIGLFGLAAGIGATLSTATAGFIADRFGNATSFFGLAGAGALAVLLVWAAMPETRDSDTASDTAAVPEAPGNRSS
- a CDS encoding LysR family transcriptional regulator ArgP, whose amino-acid sequence is MLDYALLDALAAVVRHGSFERAANELNVTPSAVSQRVKLLEERVGSVLVKRGQPCVATTSGALLCRHTERVQLLEAELGGRLPTLPGALVESWPTLRVAVNDDSVGTWFIDAVAGFCVEREMLLDLVIDDQDHTAQRIRDGSVQGAVTTQAEPVQGCRSTRLGRMRYLAVCAPQYLERHFADGVTRATLRSAPCVDFNPKDQLQKRYMRRITRAEIDPPLHWIPHVAGFLRACVTGMGWGMCPERMVAPHLARGELVEMTPGRHLDIDLYWQSWRLSIGWLDEFSAVLRKRATEFLD
- a CDS encoding LysE/ArgO family amino acid transporter gives rise to the protein MDWLAFSHGAALCASLIVTIGAQNAFVLRQGIMRSHVGKIVLLCTVSDFILIGAGVGGASALVERYPVFVHAMLYVGIAYLAWFGMGALKRAFKPGHAVIEVQGPGSAASASASASASADSQRALSVVLMTLALTWLNPHVYLDTFLLIGTAGARELPSGRVAFAFGAMAVSAVWFVLLGYGARVLAPLFRRATAWRILDGAIGSMVLLIAVTQLR
- a CDS encoding endo alpha-1,4 polygalactosaminidase; the protein is MKSKNSDRNLAHAALGCLLCLLRVARVVVVGVLSSVAHAQPAGGEPSIAFFYGANPPVAPLSAFDVVVIEPDSGFDPLAHKSTHTAWFAYVSVGEVAPQRPYYAAIPKAWLTGRNAAWASTVIDQDAAGWPAFYIEHVIAPLWKRGYRGFFLDTLDSYQLVATTDEARARQQAGLVAVIRAIRARYPQARLIFNRGFEILPQVHTLVYAVAFESLYRGWDQAQQRYAEVPQADRDWLLAQAATIRERYRLHVVSIDYCPPGDVECAQHAVAAISATGIVPYVTDGALQTVGVGPVRGSN
- a CDS encoding endo alpha-1,4 polygalactosaminidase; translation: MSRIVEPKVRVACLTALRTRQQWTRRLGWAASSVAVGFVLAYCTAVQAGAAEMGQSAGLQVDAPAGASGSATDNAMSEARALPPRPTWVAYYGASVDIDVERLGSTFKVIIIDADPDPHSDDGPAFDATQIALLKAHGAKVLSYLNFGACEQSRSYWSRVPAGFVSCRANQAAQLGRYQGYPEYWMNVGNAQFQHLIADYVAPRLVAAGVDGLMLDNVEIIDHDSDAPEGMCDAACRQGGLDLVATLRSRYPKLSIVLNNAPVSALGATSGRVPFPLLVDGVFAEEVFLSSTSRSLVAQLRAWSDAARIAGRRDFFVGTLDYATSCSANAAAQSAWNASTRAGFSPSVETIDLDSICWWPWFKGSG